The following proteins come from a genomic window of Sardina pilchardus chromosome 13, fSarPil1.1, whole genome shotgun sequence:
- the LOC134099424 gene encoding coagulation factor IX, giving the protein MAVPVRWLFTPLLLACVLLATLEAKVFLEPQRASGLLRVRRPRANSFLEELQPGNLERECIEETCSQEEAYEIFQTREKTMEFWHAYKGINHCRFNPCLNGGICSGGRDGFHCVCPPLYEGRSCEKEVFDCEHKNGGCLHYCSNWDRSTAVTCSCAEGYELEEDGKRCKEAVRFPCGKQWIGGSSYRSLLSNDTQPLYTLSPNATQPAWDNSTLGQGNSSDPVGGYYRDMQELEANDTRIIGGMLQRQGGSPWQVLLRRPDGYGFCGGTLIYERWVVTAAHCLQDTVDHVTIGDYDKKRMDPGEQKIAVAHRITHPFFHEYTFDSDIALLYLAQPVKFSPFATPACLPNPNLSRHLLRDGIMGIATGWGATRYLGRSSRFLRKVALPIIDHMKCMGSTEQVITDNMFCAGYEVIEKDSCSGDSGGPFVVNYRGTWFLTGVVSWGEQCAAKGKYGVYTRLGNYLNWIRDTISAHEQSVAATERP; this is encoded by the exons ATGGCTGTGCCTGTGCGATGGCTGTTTACTCCTCTCCTGCTCGCCTGCGTCCTCCTTGCCACTCTGGAAGCTAAAG TCTTCCTGGAGCCTCAGAGGGCATCAGGGCTGTTGAGGGTCAGGAGACCACGAGCCAACTCCTTCCTGGAGGAGCTCCAGCCTGGGAATCTGGAAAGGGAATGCATCGAGGAGACCTGCTCTCAGGAGGAGGCCTACGAGATCTTCCAGACTAGAGAGAAGACG ATGGAATTTTGGCATGCATATAAAG GTATCAACCATTGTCGTTTCAACCCATGTTTGAATGGCGGGATCTGCTCAGGGGGAAGGGAtggattccactgtgtctgtccCCCACTCTATGAGGGCAGGAGCTGTGAAAAAG AGGTGTTTGACTGTGAGCATAAGAATGGTGGCTGCCTGCATTACTGCAGTAACTGGGACCGCAGCACTGCAGTCACATGCAGCTGTGCTGAAGGCTATGAGCTGGAGGAGGATGGAAAGAGGTGCAAGGAGGCAG tgAGGTTTCCCTGTGGTAAGCAGTGGATTGGCGGCTCGTCGTACCGCAGCCTCCTCTCCAATGACACCCAGCCCCTCTACACACTAAGCCCCAACGCCACACAGCCAGCCTGGGATAACTCCACCCTCGGACAGGGTAACTCCAGTGACCCTGTGGGAGGGTACTACAGAGACATGCAGGAACTCGAAGCCAACGACACACGCATCATTGGGGGGATGCTCCAGAGACAGGGAGGAAGCCCCTGGCAG gtTCTCCTCCGCAGGCCTGACGGCTATGGCTTCTGTGGAGGGACACTCATTTACGAGCGCTGGGTGGTCACTGCAGCTCACTGCCTGCAGGACACAGTAGACCATGTGACTATAG gTGATTATGACAAGAAGCGTATGGATCCGGGTGAGCAAAAGATAGCAGTGGCACACAGAATAACGCACCCTTTCTTCCACGAGTACACCTTCGACAGTGACATTGCCCTTCTTTACCTGGCCCAACCGGTGAAGTTCAGTCCGTTTGCCACCCCAGCCTGCCTTCCCAATCCAAACCTGTCCCGGCACTTGCTACGCGACGGCATCATGGGGATCGCCACCGGATGGGGGGCCACCCGCTACCTTGGCCGCTCCTCGCGTTTCCTCCGGAAGGTCGCGCTTCCCATTATCGACCACATGAAGTGCATGGGCTCCACTGAGCAA GTGATCACAGACAACATGTTCTGCGCTGGATACGAAGTGATCGAAAAGGACTCGTGCTCGGGGGACAGCGGTGGGCCGTTCGTGGTGAACTACAGAGGCACCTGGTTCCTCACGGGCGTGGTCAGCTGGGGAGAGCAGTGTGCAGCGAAAGGGAAGTACGGCGTGTACACACGGCTGGGGAATTACCTGAACTGGATACGGGACACCATATCCGCACATGAGCAGAGTGTGGCAGCTACAGAACGGCCTTAA